From Pseudanabaena sp. PCC 6802, one genomic window encodes:
- a CDS encoding aminotransferase class V-fold PLP-dependent enzyme — protein sequence MNILTHRSHYPALQNRTYFNYGGQGPMCQAAIERIAQNYQKIETLGAFSIAANNWDMEEAKLLREAIAAELQVDAKTISLTEDTTVGCNIALWSVDWQEGDRLLLSDCEHPGIIAIATQLRSRFGIELSYFPLRQTLNRSDADAVEALVQHLHPRTRMVVVSHICWNTGQVVPLKQICQACHTHGILVAVDAAQSVGVLPLDLADLEADFYAFTGHKWWCGPLGVGGLYVRPEVFQQSLPTFIGWRSTVSGTPNVQWQPDGQKFEVASSAYPLYGALRVAIAHANAWGDRSERYARICQLSRLLWQELMAIPQVRCLRDTPPVAGLVAFTVEDRSPARVMHKLEFEQRILIRSIPDPECLRASVHYLTTEDDIDRLVSVLKNEL from the coding sequence ATGTGCCAAGCGGCGATCGAGCGAATTGCCCAAAATTATCAGAAGATTGAAACTCTGGGCGCATTTTCCATCGCTGCTAATAACTGGGATATGGAGGAGGCAAAGTTACTGCGGGAGGCGATCGCCGCTGAGTTGCAAGTTGATGCCAAAACCATCTCGCTGACCGAAGATACCACTGTCGGCTGTAACATCGCTCTTTGGAGCGTAGATTGGCAGGAGGGCGATCGCCTATTGCTATCCGATTGCGAACATCCCGGCATCATCGCGATCGCCACGCAATTAAGATCGAGATTTGGCATCGAGTTGAGCTACTTCCCACTGCGACAAACCCTGAACCGCAGCGATGCCGATGCTGTAGAAGCACTCGTACAACATCTCCACCCGCGCACCCGCATGGTGGTAGTAAGTCATATTTGCTGGAATACGGGTCAGGTCGTCCCGCTCAAACAAATCTGTCAAGCCTGTCATACTCATGGAATTTTAGTCGCTGTCGATGCCGCTCAGTCCGTTGGGGTTTTACCTCTAGACCTAGCAGATCTAGAAGCGGATTTTTATGCATTCACGGGACATAAGTGGTGGTGCGGCCCCTTGGGCGTAGGCGGTTTGTACGTGCGTCCAGAAGTATTCCAGCAGTCTCTACCAACATTCATTGGCTGGCGCAGCACGGTCAGCGGCACGCCAAACGTGCAATGGCAGCCTGACGGGCAGAAATTTGAGGTGGCGAGTTCGGCCTATCCCCTGTACGGGGCTTTAAGGGTAGCAATCGCCCATGCCAACGCCTGGGGCGATCGCAGCGAACGTTATGCGCGCATCTGCCAACTCAGCCGCTTGCTATGGCAAGAGTTGATGGCTATTCCGCAAGTCAGGTGTTTGCGAGATACACCTCCAGTAGCAGGCCTGGTAGCATTCACAGTTGAGGATCGCTCTCCTGCACGGGTTATGCACAAATTGGAATTCGAGCAACGAATTCTGATTCGTTCCATACCAGATCCAGAATGTCTGAGAGCCTCAGTTCACTATCTCACTACCGAAGATGACATAGATCGGTTAGTATCAGTGCTAAAAAATGAGCTTTAA
- a CDS encoding CPBP family intramembrane glutamic endopeptidase → MDNMDNSPETPTMTRSQILFAMAVTAIVLLIIAKIWMYALSVSIVPLNLSFPNLLLGVGIGAAITLTSSLIYEFWAEYRKSADVYLEMVLKPLEMPDLIWLGLLPGISEELLFRGVALPGLGMNAIAVAISSIVFGSLHMFNLQQWRYALWAMAIGVCLGTMTLLTGSLFPAIVAHVLTNSVSGLIWKLKLKKGNIKVD, encoded by the coding sequence ATGGACAACATGGATAACTCACCAGAAACACCAACAATGACGCGATCGCAAATTCTATTTGCTATGGCGGTAACGGCAATCGTCCTTTTGATAATTGCCAAAATTTGGATGTACGCGCTATCTGTATCAATTGTGCCTCTGAACCTTTCGTTCCCAAATTTGCTATTAGGAGTTGGAATAGGTGCTGCGATTACGCTCACGAGCAGTTTGATTTATGAATTCTGGGCGGAATATCGCAAGTCAGCAGATGTCTATCTAGAAATGGTACTCAAACCTTTAGAGATGCCCGATCTGATCTGGTTGGGCTTGTTACCTGGGATTAGCGAGGAATTATTATTTCGAGGTGTTGCTCTGCCAGGTCTGGGTATGAATGCGATCGCCGTGGCGATTAGCAGTATTGTCTTCGGCAGCCTGCACATGTTTAACCTGCAACAATGGCGTTATGCGCTCTGGGCAATGGCGATCGGAGTTTGTCTGGGTACTATGACTTTACTTACTGGGAGTCTTTTCCCCGCAATTGTTGCCCATGTCCTGACTAATTCCGTGTCTGGCTTGATTTGGAAATTAAAACTGAAAAAGGGAAATATCAAAGTTGATTAG
- a CDS encoding family 10 glycosylhydrolase, with the protein MRQSFFCQLAFLSTVLASGMYSLPATAEIQPTEINDRQIEVASPQLEVAQTSLPAINPITKPLTNSTTNFTRRSPLPVQSQIVTVVRDSTVEWTNIATTLQGTNYKVLSLENLNKQALSDVGFLLLPNLETISSAQVEVLKEWVASGGKLIVTGSLGRKSTPDVQAKLRSLLGGYWSSHLGEPTNLVVRSQADNRWALSIPKVSTTIVDSGGTLVATDRNSVAVASWSGNSAAVLANQNILFLGWQWGTAKERQVYDRSWLAAAVNRFTAVNSTQSNPDIPAIATPEPRISTNEATYMRQDLQEAIGRIESGIASAQIANLNSQSRSTVASFSKPGSLPSIVAAKQFINDMPDSIRDGKYGEVRMQWQQIRQNLAKDYPMNPLTALPEVRAIWLDRGTIVSARSERQLALVFDRMAAAGVNTVFLETVNAGYPIYPSSVAPQQNPLIRGWDPLATAVKLAHERKMELHAWVWVFSAGNRRHNLLIGKPSDYIGPVLEVHPDWANRSQNGEIFTPEGKPFLDPANPQVQDYLLRLYREIVTRYKVDGIHLDYIRYPRQEFGADFGFSVASRSQFQALTGVDPVSITVNHPSLWRMWTEFRAQQVNQFVARVSKEMKQLKPDLTISAAVFPWRNAERMNTIQQDWEVWIAKGDVDLIVPMTYASDTSSFLRQQVQPTLASITQSPVLFLPGVLLRDIQDTELLDRIQAVRDLPSGGYSLFAAEHLHPSFERLFKYTKTGQDSQILPHRKPFAAAMSRYAMLKQEWDALVKMDSILVKGENLQIWQAQSETLSQALSTLNQQPSQANLKTAMSALTKMSSGLPTWMRDEKTERPYRIAAWSNRLSAIAALLRYGDRRSMFQSTPTAAITRTSNASN; encoded by the coding sequence ATGCGACAAAGTTTTTTTTGCCAACTTGCATTTCTAAGTACGGTACTGGCATCCGGTATGTATTCCCTACCTGCAACTGCTGAGATTCAACCAACAGAAATTAACGATCGGCAAATAGAAGTCGCATCCCCGCAACTAGAAGTAGCCCAAACATCTCTTCCTGCAATTAATCCAATTACCAAGCCGCTTACCAATTCAACTACCAATTTCACTAGGCGATCGCCACTCCCAGTCCAGTCTCAAATTGTGACCGTAGTGCGAGATAGTACGGTGGAGTGGACTAATATCGCTACAACCCTACAGGGAACTAATTACAAAGTCCTATCTCTAGAGAATCTCAACAAGCAAGCACTTAGCGATGTGGGATTTCTACTGCTACCCAACCTGGAAACTATTTCCAGCGCTCAAGTGGAGGTCTTAAAAGAATGGGTTGCCAGTGGCGGCAAGTTAATCGTTACTGGCTCGCTCGGACGTAAATCTACACCTGACGTTCAGGCTAAACTGCGCAGTCTCTTGGGGGGATATTGGAGCAGCCATTTGGGCGAACCGACGAATCTGGTGGTGCGATCGCAAGCAGACAACAGATGGGCGCTCTCAATCCCCAAGGTCAGTACGACCATTGTTGATAGTGGGGGCACGCTGGTGGCAACAGACCGCAATAGCGTAGCTGTTGCTTCCTGGAGCGGTAATTCAGCGGCAGTTTTAGCTAATCAGAACATCTTATTTCTCGGGTGGCAGTGGGGCACGGCAAAGGAACGCCAGGTTTACGATCGCAGTTGGTTAGCTGCTGCCGTTAACCGTTTCACCGCAGTTAACTCTACTCAGTCCAATCCCGATATACCTGCGATCGCGACGCCAGAACCTCGCATTAGTACAAACGAAGCAACCTACATGCGTCAGGATTTACAGGAGGCGATCGGTCGGATTGAAAGTGGAATTGCCAGCGCCCAAATCGCAAATCTCAATTCGCAGAGTAGATCTACGGTTGCATCCTTCAGTAAGCCTGGTTCGCTGCCATCGATCGTCGCTGCCAAACAGTTTATTAATGATATGCCAGACTCGATCCGCGATGGTAAATATGGCGAAGTTAGAATGCAGTGGCAACAAATCAGACAAAACCTTGCCAAAGATTATCCGATGAATCCGCTAACCGCCTTACCAGAGGTGAGAGCCATCTGGCTAGATCGCGGTACGATTGTGTCAGCGCGATCGGAGCGTCAACTGGCATTAGTGTTCGATCGCATGGCAGCGGCTGGCGTTAATACGGTTTTTCTGGAAACTGTCAATGCTGGCTATCCCATTTATCCCAGTAGTGTCGCTCCCCAACAAAACCCCCTTATACGCGGCTGGGATCCTCTTGCCACTGCTGTAAAGTTAGCCCACGAGCGCAAGATGGAACTACATGCTTGGGTATGGGTATTTAGCGCTGGCAATCGCCGTCATAACCTGTTGATTGGCAAACCATCCGACTATATTGGCCCAGTTTTAGAAGTTCATCCCGACTGGGCAAATCGCAGTCAAAATGGTGAGATATTTACACCGGAAGGGAAACCATTCCTCGATCCGGCGAATCCCCAGGTGCAAGACTATTTATTGAGACTCTATCGAGAGATTGTCACTCGCTATAAAGTCGATGGTATCCATCTTGACTATATTCGCTATCCCCGTCAAGAGTTCGGAGCGGATTTTGGGTTTAGCGTTGCCAGTCGCAGCCAGTTTCAAGCTTTGACTGGTGTCGATCCAGTCAGCATTACCGTAAATCATCCCTCATTGTGGCGGATGTGGACGGAGTTCCGCGCCCAACAAGTCAATCAATTTGTAGCGCGCGTATCGAAAGAGATGAAACAACTCAAACCCGATCTGACGATCTCCGCAGCCGTATTTCCCTGGCGCAATGCGGAAAGAATGAATACAATCCAGCAAGATTGGGAAGTATGGATAGCGAAAGGGGATGTGGATCTGATCGTGCCGATGACCTATGCATCCGATACCAGCAGTTTCCTCCGCCAGCAGGTGCAACCTACTCTAGCTAGCATTACTCAGTCACCCGTGCTCTTTTTGCCAGGAGTACTGCTAAGAGATATCCAGGACACCGAGTTGTTAGATCGAATCCAGGCAGTGCGAGATCTCCCATCGGGCGGCTATTCTCTGTTTGCTGCCGAGCATTTGCACCCCAGTTTTGAGCGTTTGTTTAAATACACTAAGACGGGGCAAGATTCGCAGATTCTGCCACACCGGAAGCCATTCGCTGCTGCCATGTCGCGCTATGCCATGCTCAAACAGGAGTGGGATGCTTTAGTCAAAATGGATAGCATCCTGGTAAAAGGAGAGAATCTACAAATATGGCAAGCCCAGTCCGAGACTTTATCGCAGGCACTGTCAACCTTGAACCAACAACCCAGTCAAGCGAATCTCAAAACGGCAATGTCGGCGCTGACAAAAATGTCTTCTGGTTTACCTACCTGGATGCGGGATGAGAAAACCGAGCGCCCCTATCGCATTGCTGCCTGGTCAAATCGTCTCTCTGCGATCGCTGCTTTACTGCGTTACGGCGATCGCCGCTCTATGTTTCAAAGCACCCCTACCGCCGCCATAACTCGCACTTCCAATGCATCCAACTAA
- a CDS encoding Uma2 family endonuclease translates to MLAIDLAASPKIAWEKLPDDFVLPDNPVDNINQPLLASALTDSLAIAGRLSETTLTPTNYAICATLDGQYVAKAPDWAFIPEIRVSRQEIDRSYTPNLQGDMPAIVMEFLSDADGSEYSTKPTYPPGKWFFYEEILQVPYYVIFNPSNGILEVYRLDESGRYRLQTAAENGRFQIESLKLFLGVWQGTRDSRTGYWLRWWDEESNLLLWRSELVEEERQRAEQEYQRAEREYQRAEQERQRAEQAEAEVAELRQRLREAGIE, encoded by the coding sequence ATGCTCGCGATCGACCTAGCTGCCAGTCCTAAGATCGCCTGGGAAAAACTTCCCGACGATTTTGTCTTGCCCGACAACCCCGTGGATAACATTAACCAACCGCTCTTGGCCAGCGCTCTCACCGACAGCTTAGCTATAGCTGGCAGGCTATCTGAAACGACCCTAACACCAACCAACTACGCCATCTGTGCCACACTGGACGGTCAGTATGTTGCCAAAGCACCTGACTGGGCGTTTATCCCAGAAATTCGCGTCTCGCGGCAGGAAATAGATCGCAGTTATACGCCTAATTTACAAGGCGATATGCCAGCCATTGTGATGGAATTTCTGTCAGATGCAGATGGCAGCGAGTATTCCACCAAACCCACCTACCCCCCTGGTAAGTGGTTTTTCTACGAAGAGATCTTGCAAGTTCCCTACTATGTCATTTTCAATCCCAGCAATGGAATATTAGAGGTGTATCGCCTGGACGAGTCAGGTCGCTACCGCCTGCAAACCGCTGCTGAAAACGGACGATTCCAGATCGAATCTCTAAAACTGTTTCTGGGAGTTTGGCAAGGAACGCGAGATAGCCGCACGGGTTACTGGTTGCGCTGGTGGGACGAAGAAAGCAACCTGTTGCTGTGGCGATCGGAGTTGGTCGAAGAGGAGCGCCAACGTGCCGAACAGGAATACCAACGCGCCGAAAGGGAATACCAACGTGCCGAGCAAGAGCGCCAACGCGCCGAACAAGCTGAAGCCGAGGTAGCAGAACTTCGCCAGCGCTTGCGCGAGGCTGGCATCGAGTGA
- the psbM gene encoding photosystem II reaction center protein PsbM, with the protein MEVNSLGLIATALAVFVPTVFLLILYIQTASRQEAGGK; encoded by the coding sequence ATGGAAGTTAATTCATTAGGGCTGATTGCTACCGCACTAGCAGTATTTGTACCCACCGTATTTTTACTCATTCTTTATATTCAAACCGCAAGCCGTCAAGAAGCTGGTGGCAAGTAA
- the petB gene encoding cytochrome b6, whose translation MSKVYEWFDERLEIGAIAEDVTSKYVPPHVNIFYCLGGITLTCFLIQFATGFAMTFYYKPTVAEAFDSIRYLMTEVNFGWLIRSIHRWSASMMVLMMILHVFRVYLTGGFKKPRELTWVTGVILAVITVSFGVTGYSLPWDQVGYWAVKIVSGVPEAIPIVGGTITELLRGGVSVGQGTLTRYYSLHTFVLPWLIAVFMLAHFLMIRKQGISGPL comes from the coding sequence ATGAGCAAAGTTTACGAATGGTTTGATGAGCGCCTGGAGATCGGTGCGATCGCAGAGGATGTAACCAGCAAATACGTACCTCCCCACGTCAACATCTTTTATTGCTTGGGCGGGATCACCCTCACCTGCTTTTTAATCCAGTTTGCTACTGGATTTGCCATGACTTTCTACTACAAACCCACTGTAGCTGAGGCATTTGATTCTATCCGCTACCTCATGACCGAAGTTAACTTTGGTTGGCTGATTCGTTCGATTCACCGCTGGTCGGCCAGCATGATGGTACTGATGATGATCCTGCACGTATTTCGCGTTTACCTTACGGGTGGATTCAAGAAGCCTCGCGAACTAACCTGGGTCACAGGCGTAATTCTAGCCGTCATTACTGTTTCCTTTGGCGTGACTGGCTACTCTCTACCTTGGGATCAAGTTGGCTATTGGGCGGTAAAAATTGTATCCGGCGTACCAGAAGCAATCCCCATTGTTGGCGGTACGATCACTGAATTACTACGCGGGGGCGTTAGCGTCGGTCAAGGTACGCTCACTCGTTATTACAGCCTGCATACCTTTGTATTGCCCTGGTTAATTGCCGTATTCATGTTGGCTCACTTCCTAATGATTCGCAAGCAAGGTATTTCTGGCCCCTTGTAA
- the petD gene encoding cytochrome b6-f complex subunit IV, translating into MSKIEKLPDLNDPVLRAKLEKNMGHNYYGEPAWPNDLLYIFPVVILGSIALCVGLAVLDPAMIGEPANPFATPLEILPEWYLYPVFQILRVVPNKLLGVVLMASVPLGVILVPFIENVNKFQNPFRRPVATAIFLFGTFFTIYLGIGATLPIAKSLTLGL; encoded by the coding sequence ATGTCCAAAATTGAAAAGTTACCAGATCTTAACGATCCAGTTCTCCGCGCCAAGCTAGAGAAAAATATGGGTCACAACTACTACGGCGAGCCAGCTTGGCCAAATGACTTACTATACATTTTTCCCGTAGTAATCTTGGGTTCGATCGCTTTATGTGTAGGTCTTGCGGTACTCGATCCCGCCATGATTGGCGAGCCTGCTAACCCGTTTGCTACGCCGCTAGAAATTTTGCCTGAGTGGTATTTGTATCCAGTATTCCAGATTTTGCGTGTCGTCCCCAATAAACTGTTGGGCGTTGTGCTGATGGCTTCCGTGCCTTTAGGTGTCATTCTCGTACCGTTCATTGAGAATGTGAATAAGTTCCAGAATCCTTTCCGCCGTCCGGTGGCAACTGCAATTTTCCTATTCGGTACCTTCTTCACCATCTACCTAGGTATTGGCGCAACATTACCCATCGCCAAATCCTTAACCTTAGGTCTGTAA
- a CDS encoding recombinase family protein, which produces MNISDRIRQGHAQNRIRALPPPGNAPFGYKRGKDRYVIDRTNAPIVRDFFEHFLLYGSLRGAVRHIAQRFNKVIAVSTGKAWLTNPVYRGDLAYQAVDPPQVIRNTHKSLLSRDEAAQIDRLLRRNRSLPSRTASAKRSLAGLAICDRCNGKMTVTSTTSRALGKSKAKQKSYLYLRCHDCPEVPKCKALDYERVLERAIDKICQDLPSAVSGVGMSGLGTLKEQLEAAIAKKTSVIDQIPALVLSGILDRETADLRIYNLRTEIATIEDRLAQLPPTNLAAIAQTISIPQFWWDLSESERRFYFREFIRAIALDPKSPDWNLHLVFVF; this is translated from the coding sequence ATGAACATAAGCGATCGCATCCGCCAGGGACACGCCCAAAATCGGATACGGGCACTACCACCACCGGGTAACGCGCCGTTTGGTTACAAACGCGGCAAGGATCGGTATGTCATCGATCGCACCAATGCCCCAATCGTGCGCGATTTCTTCGAACATTTCCTGTTGTATGGTTCCCTGCGCGGTGCGGTTAGGCATATCGCTCAAAGGTTTAATAAAGTAATTGCCGTTTCCACCGGCAAAGCCTGGCTCACCAATCCGGTCTATCGCGGTGACCTGGCCTACCAGGCAGTCGATCCGCCCCAGGTCATCCGCAATACGCATAAGTCTTTACTCTCGCGAGACGAGGCCGCACAAATAGATCGCTTACTGAGGCGAAATCGGTCGTTGCCAAGCCGTACTGCCAGTGCGAAGCGATCGCTAGCTGGTTTAGCGATCTGCGATCGCTGTAATGGCAAAATGACAGTTACTTCCACGACCTCGCGGGCTTTGGGCAAGAGCAAAGCTAAACAAAAGTCATATCTTTATTTGCGCTGTCACGACTGTCCTGAAGTACCAAAATGCAAAGCACTCGACTACGAACGGGTCTTAGAACGAGCGATTGACAAAATTTGCCAGGATTTACCTAGCGCCGTTAGCGGCGTGGGGATGTCAGGGTTGGGTACGCTTAAAGAGCAACTCGAAGCAGCGATCGCCAAAAAGACCAGCGTAATCGACCAGATCCCCGCGCTCGTGCTTTCTGGCATTCTCGATCGAGAAACCGCCGATCTGCGTATATATAATTTACGCACGGAAATCGCGACGATCGAAGATCGACTGGCACAACTACCGCCCACAAACCTAGCAGCGATCGCGCAAACAATTTCTATCCCGCAGTTCTGGTGGGATCTCTCGGAGTCAGAGCGGCGTTTTTATTTTCGCGAATTCATTCGGGCGATCGCCCTCGATCCTAAAAGCCCAGATTGGAACCTGCACTTAGTTTTTGTATTTTGA
- a CDS encoding DEAD/DEAH box helicase, producing MLKVIIDKPKPSLRRIHVNSLPLNQLFPFPLDPFQEDAIAALEAGKSVVVCAPTGSGKTLVGEYAIYRALARNRRVFYTTPLKALSNQKFRDFRDRFGTQQVGLLTGDISIDRDAPILVMTTEIFRNMLYGTLIGEVGTSLQGVETVVLDECHYMNDYQRGTVWEESIIYCPPEIQLVALSATVENSAQLTDWIERVHGATQLIYSDFRPVPLQFYFCNPKGLFPLLDETQKKLHPKLRQQNLRFKKMANTQTDGKRRSMRQEAPGLLFVLSQLQQRDMLPAIYFIFSRRGCDRAVADLGDLSLVNEQEARQLKQQIDAFLEANPEAGRTGQVEALYRGVAAHHAGILPAWKGLVEELFQQGLIKVVFATETLAAGINMPARTTAIASLSKRTDRGHRLLTASEFLQMAGRAGRRGMDEIGYVVTMQTPFEGAKEAAYLSTATPDPLVSQFTPSYGMVLNLLQTHTIEQARELIERSFGQYLADIVLLPQQQNLDAVRLEIERLEQELAGIEIGLLDDYEKLREHLREERRLLKTLAHQAEEVRLHELATHVPFMLTGTTVTIRSPKGTLVPAVLAAKLPGSGKFPWLVCLGQDNRWYAITYKEVVLIGGAWLDTEITFPPDLVVKPGQVSSGDEFSAEIAARMPALEMPPDAPEVQRQSDRVLVLETRLASHPVETWENRSHTIKKIRRLEQLKREIEFKRNVLDQRRQKYWQEFMSLVQVLQSFGYLNGVEPTESGKVAASLRGDNELWLALSLLSGELDELAPHHLATVCAAIVTENSRPDTWTNLGISPVVEEVLGNLHDIKRQLIQRQRRHSLLIPVWLEYELVGVVEQWALGMEWVDLCSRTNLDEGDLVRILRRTLDILCQIPYVPHLSNQLIQNAKRAIQLIDRFPVNEII from the coding sequence ATGCTTAAGGTTATCATAGATAAGCCGAAACCTTCATTGCGACGCATTCACGTGAATTCTTTACCCCTCAACCAGCTATTCCCTTTCCCGTTAGATCCATTTCAAGAAGATGCGATCGCAGCACTGGAAGCGGGTAAGTCTGTAGTGGTCTGCGCTCCTACTGGTTCTGGTAAAACTCTGGTGGGGGAATATGCCATCTATCGTGCTTTAGCTCGCAATCGTCGCGTATTTTATACCACGCCGCTCAAAGCTCTCTCCAACCAAAAATTTCGAGATTTTCGCGATCGCTTTGGCACTCAACAAGTCGGACTCCTGACGGGTGATATCTCGATCGATCGCGATGCCCCAATTTTGGTGATGACAACGGAGATCTTTCGCAACATGCTCTACGGCACGCTGATTGGTGAAGTAGGCACATCCTTGCAAGGCGTAGAAACAGTGGTTTTAGACGAATGCCACTATATGAACGACTACCAGCGGGGCACGGTATGGGAGGAGTCAATTATCTACTGTCCTCCAGAGATTCAACTAGTGGCACTATCTGCCACGGTCGAAAATAGCGCTCAGCTCACTGACTGGATCGAGCGCGTCCATGGTGCGACGCAGTTGATCTACTCCGATTTTCGTCCCGTACCCCTACAGTTCTACTTCTGCAATCCTAAAGGACTGTTTCCCCTACTAGATGAAACTCAAAAAAAGCTGCACCCCAAGCTAAGGCAGCAAAATCTGCGTTTCAAGAAAATGGCGAATACTCAGACAGATGGTAAGCGCAGATCCATGCGGCAGGAAGCGCCTGGCTTGCTCTTCGTGCTCTCGCAACTCCAACAAAGAGATATGCTGCCTGCTATTTACTTTATTTTTAGTCGGCGCGGGTGCGATCGCGCCGTTGCCGATTTAGGCGATCTCTCTTTAGTAAACGAGCAGGAAGCGCGCCAGCTCAAACAACAGATCGATGCTTTTTTAGAGGCAAATCCAGAAGCAGGGCGCACTGGTCAAGTGGAAGCACTTTACCGAGGAGTTGCCGCCCACCATGCTGGTATTTTGCCAGCTTGGAAAGGTTTGGTAGAAGAATTGTTTCAACAGGGGTTAATTAAGGTTGTATTTGCAACGGAAACCCTGGCGGCTGGGATTAATATGCCAGCTCGCACCACCGCGATCGCCAGTCTCTCCAAGCGTACCGATCGCGGGCATCGCCTGCTTACCGCCTCGGAATTTCTGCAAATGGCCGGACGTGCCGGTCGGCGCGGCATGGATGAAATTGGTTATGTGGTGACGATGCAAACCCCATTTGAGGGAGCAAAAGAAGCTGCCTATCTCTCCACTGCCACCCCCGATCCGCTCGTGAGTCAATTTACTCCCAGCTATGGCATGGTGCTGAACTTGCTGCAAACCCATACCATCGAACAGGCGAGGGAATTAATCGAGCGCAGCTTTGGGCAATACCTTGCCGATATCGTATTGCTGCCGCAACAGCAAAACCTGGATGCTGTGAGACTGGAAATAGAGCGGTTAGAACAGGAACTAGCTGGTATAGAGATCGGCCTCTTGGATGACTATGAAAAACTGCGCGAACACCTGCGAGAAGAGCGACGATTGCTCAAAACCCTTGCTCATCAAGCAGAAGAGGTAAGGCTCCACGAACTAGCAACGCACGTACCGTTTATGCTTACGGGCACCACTGTAACAATCAGGTCTCCCAAGGGTACTCTAGTTCCAGCAGTCTTAGCTGCCAAGTTGCCCGGTTCGGGTAAATTTCCCTGGCTGGTTTGCCTCGGGCAAGATAATCGCTGGTATGCGATTACTTACAAAGAAGTCGTCCTTATAGGAGGTGCATGGCTCGACACGGAAATTACGTTCCCGCCTGACCTGGTCGTCAAACCCGGTCAAGTTAGCAGTGGGGACGAATTCAGCGCCGAAATTGCCGCACGCATGCCTGCGCTGGAGATGCCGCCGGACGCACCCGAGGTGCAGCGCCAGAGCGATCGAGTACTGGTTCTAGAAACAAGGCTAGCGAGCCATCCTGTAGAAACATGGGAAAATCGCAGCCATACGATCAAAAAGATCCGCAGGCTAGAGCAACTCAAGCGCGAGATCGAGTTCAAACGTAACGTGCTCGATCAGAGGCGACAAAAGTACTGGCAGGAGTTTATGAGCTTGGTGCAGGTGTTGCAGAGCTTTGGCTACCTGAATGGTGTGGAACCTACTGAGTCCGGTAAGGTTGCCGCATCGCTCAGAGGGGATAACGAACTATGGCTGGCTCTATCTTTGTTATCCGGCGAACTAGATGAATTAGCCCCGCATCATTTGGCAACGGTTTGCGCTGCGATCGTGACGGAAAACAGCCGCCCCGATACCTGGACAAACTTGGGCATCTCGCCTGTAGTTGAAGAAGTTTTGGGAAATCTGCACGATATTAAGCGACAGTTAATTCAAAGACAACGCCGCCACTCCTTACTGATTCCCGTGTGGTTGGAATACGAACTGGTTGGAGTTGTCGAGCAGTGGGCGCTGGGGATGGAGTGGGTAGATCTATGCAGTCGTACTAATCTAGATGAGGGCGATCTCGTGAGAATATTGCGACGGACATTGGATATACTCTGTCAAATTCCCTATGTTCCGCATTTGTCAAATCAACTGATTCAAAATGCCAAACGCGCCATTCAGTTGATCGATCGCTTCCCTGTTAATGAGATAATTTAG